In Candidatus Hinthialibacter antarcticus, one genomic interval encodes:
- a CDS encoding gamma-glutamylcyclotransferase family protein: MTHSLFVYGSLRDARVYFNVVGEPKPAGREAVLHDYQFGAPIDGYPVIVSKTGEKIEGEILEEITDAALVKIDAYEDNGVDYHRIRVWVATGKTRARAFVYVGTK, from the coding sequence TTGACCCACAGCCTGTTCGTCTACGGCTCATTGCGCGATGCGCGCGTCTACTTTAATGTTGTGGGGGAACCAAAGCCCGCTGGCCGCGAGGCCGTCCTGCATGATTACCAGTTTGGGGCGCCGATAGACGGTTACCCGGTGATTGTTTCAAAAACAGGCGAAAAAATCGAAGGCGAAATACTGGAAGAGATCACTGACGCGGCGCTGGTGAAAATTGACGCCTACGAAGATAATGGCGTTGACTATCATCGTATACGGGTGTGGGTTGCAACGGGGAAGACCAGGGCGCGGGCCTTTGTCTATGTGGGGACGAAATGA
- a CDS encoding glycosyltransferase family 39 protein produces MSSIGPKTTHTQTNAPEQIFGWTGVVALTFLSLLVRYFLIGFNQTEYTDGIIQLNVWDSPVVFFPPGYSAAVWLFESLGASSLIAGQLVSILASAACMPLIYLLAREVLDDEGESFWAAIFLALSPILNRWAIRVMTDAFFLPWFILGCWLIVRGLKGKANSAAWLLGVAGIASLVRYQGFYFIPWVGVLIFLQLKTTSNKKFGSILIWIISVVPWALLVGWIAYRGFGHTEQFVERGSFGFWLTALLYYNMFETFLIYWPWAITHLLFVIGVIGWFVFAKGTEIQKRFAWFALITSLVFLVAQSAFLSFQYRYLLPLLPLWCVAAGRGIGYVISKIKMPYSKSIVTGLVAANLLIMTSAVLLMQRGAFGDIAQCGTYFSDVWKDARLLSNERYGHYPIPFKMQFWSQREVLYYPVEEPKVGDIIVLHNTSGDIAEEFEYLSQRFQLQKLGDWRSSSTPLLPDIMVTPPMMTSNPPAMGYRFTRQDYYTLAVRLEAKP; encoded by the coding sequence ATGTCAAGCATTGGCCCCAAAACGACTCACACGCAAACAAACGCACCAGAGCAGATTTTCGGCTGGACTGGGGTCGTTGCGTTGACGTTCCTATCGCTTCTGGTTCGATATTTTCTCATCGGATTCAACCAGACGGAATATACTGACGGTATTATACAATTAAATGTGTGGGACAGCCCGGTGGTGTTCTTTCCGCCGGGATATTCCGCCGCCGTGTGGTTGTTTGAGTCGCTGGGGGCGTCTTCTTTAATCGCTGGGCAGCTTGTATCGATCTTGGCTTCCGCCGCTTGTATGCCGTTGATATACCTTCTTGCCCGCGAAGTTCTCGACGATGAGGGCGAGTCTTTTTGGGCGGCGATATTTCTTGCTCTGTCACCCATCCTAAACCGATGGGCGATTCGGGTGATGACCGATGCTTTCTTTCTTCCCTGGTTCATTTTGGGATGCTGGCTGATTGTTCGCGGGCTGAAAGGCAAGGCGAATTCCGCTGCATGGTTGCTGGGCGTTGCGGGAATTGCATCGTTGGTTCGTTACCAAGGTTTCTATTTTATCCCCTGGGTTGGGGTACTGATCTTTTTACAACTTAAGACAACTTCGAATAAGAAATTTGGGTCAATTCTGATCTGGATTATTAGCGTCGTTCCGTGGGCGCTGCTTGTGGGTTGGATCGCCTATCGCGGCTTTGGACATACGGAGCAATTTGTTGAGCGCGGGTCGTTTGGCTTCTGGCTGACGGCGCTGTTGTATTACAACATGTTCGAAACCTTCCTGATATATTGGCCGTGGGCAATTACCCATTTGTTATTCGTCATTGGCGTGATTGGCTGGTTCGTTTTCGCAAAAGGGACTGAAATACAAAAACGCTTCGCTTGGTTTGCGTTAATCACTTCACTTGTGTTTTTGGTTGCCCAGAGCGCGTTTTTATCTTTTCAATACAGATACCTGCTTCCTTTGCTTCCATTATGGTGCGTCGCGGCGGGGCGGGGAATCGGTTATGTGATAAGCAAGATCAAAATGCCTTATTCAAAATCAATTGTGACGGGGCTGGTTGCAGCAAATCTATTAATCATGACCAGCGCGGTGTTATTGATGCAACGCGGCGCCTTTGGCGACATCGCCCAATGCGGAACGTATTTTAGTGATGTCTGGAAAGATGCGCGTCTGCTCTCCAATGAACGATACGGGCATTACCCCATCCCGTTTAAGATGCAATTCTGGTCGCAACGTGAGGTGTTGTATTATCCAGTAGAAGAACCGAAAGTCGGCGACATCATTGTTTTGCACAACACCAGTGGAGACATAGCGGAAGAATTCGAATATCTAAGCCAGCGCTTTCAGTTGCAGAAACTCGGCGATTGGCGCTCGTCGTCAACGCCGCTGTTGCCTGACATCATGGTGACGCCGCCGATGATGACCAGCAATCCGCCCGCGATGGGCTATCGCTTCACCCGTCAGGATTACTACACGCTTGCGGTGCGGCTTGAGGCGAAGCCTTGA
- a CDS encoding formylglycine-generating enzyme family protein — protein sequence MKLNTPIVAIGCLLILCACQTAQRTGGRSSAPPKEKIVELPGLSQDAAPLVLARIPAGSFLMGSDSSEPGHEDNEAPQHEVVISEDFYMGKFEITQAQWVAIMGSNPSHEEMIGDNLPVNKVSLDECQEFLKRLNGMLNDWRYRLPTEAEWEYACRAGSKTTTSFSKNPTPEQIDKHAWYRENSDYVIHPVGFKTPNAWGLHDMYGNVWEWCWDWYGPYSPIKRTDPRGPSEGEEIVIRGGSWMAKPEFIRSADRGKMDDSRGYHTGGFRIVWSETCVDC from the coding sequence ATGAAACTCAACACGCCCATTGTTGCAATCGGCTGCTTGCTGATTTTGTGCGCTTGTCAAACCGCTCAACGCACAGGAGGGCGCTCGTCTGCGCCGCCCAAAGAGAAGATCGTCGAATTGCCTGGCTTGTCGCAAGACGCCGCGCCATTGGTGTTGGCTCGCATCCCCGCTGGGTCGTTTCTGATGGGCAGCGACTCTAGCGAGCCGGGGCATGAAGACAATGAGGCGCCGCAACATGAAGTTGTTATTAGCGAAGATTTTTATATGGGCAAGTTTGAAATCACTCAAGCGCAATGGGTCGCCATTATGGGAAGCAACCCGTCCCATGAAGAAATGATCGGCGACAATCTGCCCGTCAATAAAGTAAGCCTGGATGAGTGTCAGGAATTTTTGAAGCGCTTAAACGGAATGCTGAACGACTGGCGCTATCGCCTGCCGACCGAAGCCGAGTGGGAGTACGCCTGTCGCGCCGGGAGTAAGACGACGACATCCTTCAGTAAGAACCCCACGCCGGAGCAAATCGATAAACATGCGTGGTATCGCGAAAATTCCGACTACGTCATTCATCCCGTTGGTTTCAAAACGCCCAACGCCTGGGGATTGCATGATATGTACGGCAATGTGTGGGAATGGTGTTGGGATTGGTACGGCCCCTATAGCCCCATCAAACGCACTGATCCGCGCGGGCCGAGCGAAGGCGAAGAAATCGTCATACGCGGCGGGTCGTGGATGGCGAAGCCGGAGTTCATTCGCTCCGCTGATCGCGGCAAGATGGACGACTCGCGCGGCTATCACACCGGCGGCTTTCGCATCGTCTGGTCTGAAACCTGCGTAGATTGCTGA
- a CDS encoding response regulator: MRKLIVLIMASLISIPAVSQEWMTRLFIPPIGKTFEEVRDIKRSDDDSIWFASWGNGIACLKENTWHVFTTREGLPSNFVPSIEVDQDEVWAVTDEGIVHISQDGVIQTINQNALSIIDEESFNEVKRMNNGEIWFGSDSGSIIACTGLSGTPSINLGGVPIIFMNRKWFIVKPPANSSGTAIYEIFEDKDQKIWVAADRNGLYFLEDNEWKRAEIDFLEYDRVRQIAQDSDGALAITGGAFLSYDGENWEEHKSVNPYTLETLPNGQLILVDHSHVYYQEQNEWIEVPFPIDAGNPTPRVLYFANNNHGWIGTKEGVIEVIRKRFKLSTQIEEVTTGSDFIAKPNYPPLAINSTHEILQFSDPSWKSFLQLPLSESSISPFLSSVVNDRFWAFTGSAFYEISIYDKKIVKQIPKPEDFSIIGLLHAADNRLYAYSNTEIYLNENDQWIPFVANNNPNSQDIVFLSQQHDGALLVCRTNCVEIWKSNQLASTIKIDEATDNHPLTFACQSTDARIWLGTRGLGVFIWDGAELIKTTTSDGLLSNRIVQFFEDSFGTVWLGTEHLGLSSYKDGHWINYSHSQGIPSSQLNSIGEYPEGTIWVSTLKDQIYSYTRDRQPPYTVIEKSPESIPYNSFGIFSLDGYDKWNHTEKEKIVFSWRIIPYLNKNGAIEWSPFSPEKSVSTPLALPPGKYRFEVKAADMDRNIDLTPSSHDFVILPPPITSRVWFILLITALLLLTFFMFISAFFSKRKLAVYANNLEKEVDKRTAEITSSNQQLKNEISERTELQETLEKNERTYRMAIKAADAVPYYRKHNSEHYDYIGEGLFRITGCHPDEFTNSIWKSLEIDRNNYHLIQKRDSNDQENHSQADIKIQSKTGELRWVSETSLQLNNDQGQPLGVLGLFQDITERKRMEEELLKSRKLESIGLLAGGIAHDFNNMLTAILGNISLARVLCEGDDNLYKYLTKAEKASLRAQTLTQQLLTFSKGGAPVKEVISIPDLVRETASFTLRGSNVICVYDINEDVWTLNIDKGQICQVIQNLLINADQAMPDGGTLEIGVHNAFIEEGQYQELPSGNYVKILVRDYGAGIPEENLTKIFDPYFSTKPKGNGLGLATAYSIIKNHNGLIFVESIVNKGTVFTILLPGNKTSVPSIQEPSEVHSNSSGITVLLMDDEEMVRDITGTMLEHLGYKVNYAKDGKEAIDQYQITYKSDNRIDCVIMDLTIPGAMGGKEAIQHLKDIDPNVKAIVSSGYSNDPVMANYADYGFSGVLNKPYQIEKLDEALKKIINKINE, encoded by the coding sequence ATGAGAAAACTAATTGTATTAATAATGGCCTCGTTGATTTCTATCCCTGCTGTTTCGCAAGAATGGATGACTAGGCTTTTTATTCCCCCCATAGGTAAAACGTTCGAGGAAGTTCGTGACATCAAGAGGTCAGATGATGACTCTATCTGGTTCGCATCTTGGGGAAACGGTATTGCATGCTTAAAAGAAAACACTTGGCATGTCTTTACTACAAGAGAAGGGTTACCGTCAAATTTTGTTCCTTCAATAGAAGTTGATCAAGATGAAGTTTGGGCGGTTACTGATGAAGGTATTGTACATATTTCACAAGATGGTGTTATTCAAACCATAAACCAAAATGCCCTTTCCATTATCGATGAAGAATCCTTCAATGAAGTCAAAAGAATGAACAATGGGGAAATCTGGTTTGGGTCTGACAGCGGAAGCATCATTGCATGTACTGGTCTTTCGGGGACTCCCAGTATTAATCTTGGTGGGGTTCCGATTATTTTTATGAACCGAAAATGGTTCATCGTCAAACCTCCTGCCAATTCAAGTGGAACGGCTATTTATGAAATATTTGAAGATAAAGATCAAAAAATATGGGTCGCAGCAGATAGAAACGGACTCTATTTTCTTGAAGACAACGAATGGAAGCGAGCGGAGATTGATTTTCTGGAATATGATCGAGTACGTCAAATCGCTCAAGATTCAGATGGAGCCTTGGCGATAACAGGGGGCGCATTTTTATCTTATGATGGCGAGAATTGGGAGGAACACAAAAGTGTCAATCCTTACACCCTAGAAACTCTGCCTAACGGTCAATTAATTTTAGTTGATCATTCACACGTTTACTATCAAGAACAAAATGAATGGATAGAAGTTCCTTTTCCTATTGACGCAGGAAATCCGACGCCAAGAGTATTATATTTCGCCAATAATAATCACGGTTGGATAGGGACAAAAGAAGGCGTCATCGAAGTCATCCGAAAAAGGTTTAAACTATCCACTCAAATAGAAGAAGTTACAACGGGTTCAGACTTTATAGCAAAACCCAACTACCCTCCATTAGCAATCAATAGCACTCATGAGATACTTCAATTTAGCGACCCGTCGTGGAAATCATTCTTGCAACTTCCTCTAAGCGAATCGTCGATATCACCATTTTTATCAAGTGTTGTTAATGATAGATTTTGGGCTTTTACAGGTTCGGCTTTTTATGAGATTTCAATTTACGATAAGAAAATTGTTAAACAAATACCAAAGCCGGAAGATTTTTCAATTATTGGATTGCTGCATGCCGCTGATAACCGTCTCTATGCTTATTCCAATACTGAAATTTATTTAAATGAAAATGATCAATGGATACCTTTTGTAGCAAATAATAATCCCAATTCTCAAGATATCGTATTTTTATCACAACAACATGATGGTGCGTTATTGGTTTGTCGAACAAATTGCGTAGAGATTTGGAAATCAAACCAATTAGCGTCGACTATCAAAATTGACGAGGCAACGGACAATCATCCTTTGACATTTGCATGTCAATCAACAGATGCGCGCATCTGGTTGGGTACTAGAGGCCTTGGGGTATTTATATGGGATGGTGCTGAATTAATAAAAACAACAACTTCTGATGGTTTATTAAGTAACCGAATTGTCCAATTTTTTGAAGATTCATTTGGAACCGTATGGCTAGGTACAGAGCATTTAGGTCTTTCGTCTTACAAAGATGGTCACTGGATTAATTATTCTCATTCACAGGGTATTCCTAGTTCTCAACTAAACTCAATTGGAGAATATCCAGAAGGTACAATTTGGGTAAGTACATTAAAAGACCAAATCTATTCTTATACCAGAGATCGACAACCACCCTATACAGTCATTGAAAAATCTCCTGAATCCATTCCATACAATAGTTTTGGCATTTTCTCGTTGGATGGATACGACAAATGGAATCATACTGAAAAAGAAAAAATCGTTTTTTCATGGAGAATCATTCCCTATCTCAATAAAAATGGAGCGATTGAGTGGTCTCCTTTTAGCCCGGAAAAATCAGTGAGTACTCCATTGGCTCTTCCTCCAGGTAAATACCGGTTTGAAGTAAAAGCCGCTGATATGGATAGAAACATTGATTTGACTCCTTCAAGTCATGATTTTGTCATCCTTCCACCCCCAATTACATCAAGAGTTTGGTTTATTTTACTTATCACTGCACTATTATTATTAACTTTTTTCATGTTTATCAGCGCGTTTTTCTCAAAAAGAAAACTCGCAGTTTATGCAAACAACCTTGAAAAAGAAGTCGATAAAAGAACAGCAGAAATAACAAGTTCCAATCAACAATTAAAAAACGAAATTAGCGAAAGAACCGAACTCCAAGAAACCTTGGAGAAAAATGAACGTACGTATCGAATGGCGATTAAGGCAGCTGATGCTGTCCCATATTATAGAAAACATAACTCTGAGCACTATGACTACATCGGAGAAGGACTATTTAGAATTACTGGGTGCCATCCAGATGAATTCACAAATTCCATCTGGAAATCGTTAGAGATTGATCGAAACAATTATCATCTCATTCAAAAACGCGACAGCAATGATCAAGAAAACCATAGTCAAGCGGATATCAAGATTCAGTCAAAGACTGGTGAGTTGAGATGGGTATCTGAAACATCTCTGCAACTAAATAACGATCAAGGGCAACCTCTTGGCGTACTTGGTTTGTTTCAAGATATAACTGAGAGAAAACGTATGGAAGAAGAACTCCTGAAATCCAGAAAACTAGAATCAATAGGTTTATTGGCTGGTGGAATCGCCCATGACTTCAATAACATGCTAACAGCCATTTTAGGAAACATATCGTTAGCAAGAGTTTTATGTGAAGGAGACGATAATCTCTATAAATACTTAACAAAAGCAGAGAAGGCGTCTTTACGGGCTCAAACTTTAACCCAGCAACTTTTAACTTTCTCAAAAGGAGGAGCGCCAGTTAAAGAAGTAATATCCATTCCAGACCTGGTAAGGGAAACCGCATCATTTACGTTAAGAGGTTCAAACGTAATATGCGTCTACGATATTAATGAAGATGTCTGGACATTAAATATAGATAAAGGCCAAATATGTCAGGTTATTCAAAACCTGTTGATCAACGCAGATCAAGCGATGCCGGATGGAGGAACACTTGAAATTGGAGTTCACAATGCCTTTATTGAAGAAGGCCAATATCAAGAACTACCATCAGGAAACTATGTAAAAATATTGGTCCGTGATTATGGAGCGGGGATTCCTGAAGAGAATCTTACAAAAATTTTTGATCCTTATTTCTCTACGAAACCCAAAGGAAATGGTTTAGGTTTGGCAACTGCTTACTCGATTATTAAAAATCACAATGGCCTCATCTTCGTTGAATCGATTGTCAATAAAGGTACTGTTTTCACGATTCTCCTACCCGGCAACAAAACATCAGTTCCATCTATCCAGGAACCTTCTGAGGTTCATTCGAACTCTAGTGGTATAACAGTATTGCTAATGGATGATGAAGAAATGGTAAGAGACATCACAGGCACTATGTTAGAGCATCTCGGCTATAAAGTGAATTATGCAAAAGATGGAAAAGAAGCGATCGATCAATATCAAATTACATATAAATCCGACAATAGAATTGACTGCGTCATAATGGATTTAACGATCCCTGGAGCAATGGGGGGTAAAGAAGCGATTCAGCACCTTAAAGACATTGACCCCAATGTAAAAGCAATTGTTTCAAGTGGATATTCCAATGACCCCGTCATGGCAAATTATGCTGACTATGGGTTCTCAGGTGTTCTAAATAAACCCTATCAAATAGAAAAACTGGATGAAGCGTTAAAAAAAATTATAAACAAGATCAATGAGTAA
- a CDS encoding penicillin-binding transpeptidase domain-containing protein: MKRYPCFLLLSVLLLLTPIAVFAFDADADVSSLLKGFDGCFVLHNLQSGQTLKHNASRCDQRMPPCSTFKIPHALVALELGVVKNPDDVVKWDGSPQIFKSWERDHNLYSAIENSVVWYFQRIAEKVGYEKEREYLEKFDYGNKNADRNLTSFWLDQGPLEITANEQIAFLKKFHENTLPVSQRSFEIVKKAILFKQTDEYILRGKTGSGRFEQGGGFGWYVGILECGDDAYLFATNIEGAQNASGKTAREITIKILTELEMLDG; encoded by the coding sequence GTGAAACGCTATCCATGTTTTTTGCTTCTCTCAGTTTTGCTTCTCTTAACACCGATTGCTGTGTTCGCGTTTGACGCCGATGCGGACGTATCCAGTTTACTTAAAGGGTTCGATGGTTGTTTTGTATTGCACAACCTTCAATCCGGGCAAACATTAAAGCACAATGCCTCCCGTTGCGATCAGCGGATGCCTCCCTGCTCCACGTTTAAAATTCCACATGCGTTAGTCGCGCTCGAATTGGGCGTCGTCAAAAACCCCGATGACGTCGTAAAGTGGGACGGCTCGCCGCAGATTTTTAAATCTTGGGAACGCGACCACAACCTGTATAGCGCAATCGAAAACTCGGTGGTCTGGTATTTTCAACGCATCGCAGAAAAAGTTGGCTACGAAAAAGAGCGCGAATATTTAGAGAAATTTGACTACGGCAACAAAAATGCAGACCGCAACCTCACATCATTCTGGCTGGACCAAGGCCCCTTAGAAATCACTGCGAACGAACAGATTGCCTTTCTCAAAAAGTTTCATGAAAACACGCTGCCCGTTTCTCAGCGCTCATTCGAGATCGTCAAAAAAGCGATCCTCTTCAAACAAACCGATGAGTATATCCTGCGAGGCAAGACGGGATCAGGACGCTTTGAGCAGGGCGGCGGCTTCGGCTGGTACGTCGGCATTCTCGAATGCGGCGACGATGCGTATTTATTCGCGACCAACATCGAAGGCGCTCAAAACGCGAGCGGGAAAACTGCGCGAGAAATCACAATCAAAATCTTGACAGAGTTGGAAATGCTTGATGGATAG
- a CDS encoding glycosyltransferase family 4 protein, whose protein sequence is MKICYIGDGESVHNHFMIDWFVKNGHEVAFLTDTPVEGIHCEVHQVAPKERSGVLRHWRASRQVKKFIKKWKPDIVHAHNVTGYGYWGALSGFHPFFLTAWGSDLMIEVHRNALVRGIVRYALRKADVITADAKSLCETADDLSRNGADIRELQWGVRLKEFDRELAPEVRAKYRQQEEYIFISNRRLRPIYNIDVIVRAFARALPQMRGSRLVVIGDDEMTDDLHRLAEHVCAAEFITFTGWLDRKDMIDALLASDCYISVPSSDSTPLSLLEAFAARLPVIVSDLPAMHEWVMQGDNGMIVRPNHEAQLTQAMIRAFKNPKACKQWGQANRKLVEERGNRNQEMSKLLRWYQEAVKK, encoded by the coding sequence ATGAAAATTTGCTATATTGGCGACGGCGAGTCGGTCCACAATCATTTTATGATTGATTGGTTTGTCAAAAATGGACACGAAGTCGCGTTTTTGACCGATACGCCCGTCGAGGGCATTCATTGTGAAGTCCATCAGGTCGCTCCCAAAGAACGCAGCGGCGTCTTGCGCCATTGGCGGGCGTCGCGGCAAGTCAAAAAGTTCATCAAAAAATGGAAACCCGACATCGTCCATGCTCACAATGTGACCGGCTACGGCTACTGGGGCGCACTGAGTGGGTTCCATCCTTTTTTTCTCACTGCCTGGGGGTCCGATTTAATGATCGAAGTCCATCGCAATGCATTGGTGCGCGGAATCGTGCGTTATGCCTTACGCAAGGCGGACGTGATAACCGCCGATGCGAAATCATTGTGTGAGACGGCGGACGATCTATCTCGAAACGGCGCGGATATTCGTGAATTACAATGGGGCGTCCGGCTCAAAGAATTTGACCGGGAACTCGCCCCGGAGGTTCGCGCAAAATACCGCCAGCAAGAAGAATATATCTTTATTAGCAATCGCAGATTGCGTCCAATTTACAATATAGACGTTATCGTCCGCGCATTTGCTCGCGCCTTGCCGCAGATGCGCGGCAGCCGATTGGTCGTCATCGGCGACGATGAAATGACGGACGACTTACACCGCCTGGCGGAACATGTTTGCGCGGCGGAGTTTATTACCTTTACTGGATGGCTTGACCGTAAGGACATGATCGACGCGCTGCTTGCGTCCGATTGTTATATCAGCGTCCCGTCCAGCGACAGTACGCCGCTATCATTGCTCGAAGCCTTCGCTGCGCGATTGCCCGTCATCGTTTCAGACTTGCCCGCGATGCACGAATGGGTGATGCAAGGCGACAACGGTATGATTGTGCGCCCCAACCACGAGGCGCAGCTGACGCAAGCGATGATCCGCGCGTTCAAAAATCCCAAAGCCTGCAAGCAATGGGGACAAGCCAACCGGAAATTGGTGGAAGAACGCGGCAACCGCAATCAGGAAATGAGCAAACTCTTGCGTTGGTACCAAGAGGCGGTTAAAAAATAA